The following coding sequences are from one Phycisphaeraceae bacterium window:
- a CDS encoding DegT/DnrJ/EryC1/StrS family aminotransferase: MSSPGFHMTPDEFRSAGHAMIDFIASYWEGLSDRPVLAQVAPGDVLAKLPEGPPDSPEAWGRIVADVDPVVMPGITHWQSPSFFAFFPANASPPAVLGELLSAGLGVNGMLWATSPAATELEIRMLDWVAQMLDLPPAFHHSRSGGAGGGVIQGTASEGTLVSMLAARRRAMNSGSVGGPLVAYTSTQAHSSIVKAAMIAGLAGHPDDRRQVRLIEVDRAFAMDPRRLEAAIETDRAAGATPFYVCATVGTTSSTAIDSVEAIGALSRRHGLWLHVDAAHSGAACICPEFRWMLAGIDAADSLCFNPHKWMLTNFDCDLLWTSDRASLTAALSITPEYLRNKATESGASAAIDFRDWQVPLGRRFRALKLWFVIRSYGVEGLRAFIREHVRLAAEFERWVRADERFEVAAPRTINLVCFRLKGEGEQADARNRALLEAVNSTGRAYLTHTVLPGVGYVLRMCIGGVQTREAHVRAAWDLLGEVAKRV, from the coding sequence ATGAGCAGCCCCGGATTCCACATGACCCCGGATGAGTTCCGCAGCGCCGGTCACGCGATGATCGACTTCATCGCGTCGTACTGGGAGGGCCTCTCCGACAGGCCGGTTCTGGCGCAGGTCGCGCCCGGCGACGTGCTGGCAAAACTGCCCGAGGGCCCGCCGGACTCGCCCGAGGCGTGGGGACGGATCGTGGCCGACGTCGACCCGGTCGTCATGCCGGGAATCACCCACTGGCAGTCGCCGAGTTTCTTCGCGTTCTTCCCGGCCAACGCCTCGCCGCCGGCCGTGCTGGGCGAACTGCTCTCGGCCGGCTTGGGCGTGAACGGGATGCTCTGGGCCACCAGCCCCGCGGCGACCGAGCTCGAAATCCGCATGCTCGACTGGGTCGCGCAGATGCTCGACCTGCCGCCCGCGTTCCACCACTCCCGCAGCGGCGGGGCTGGCGGCGGCGTGATCCAGGGCACCGCCAGCGAGGGGACGCTGGTGTCGATGCTCGCCGCGAGGCGGCGTGCGATGAACTCGGGATCGGTCGGTGGTCCGCTTGTCGCGTACACGTCGACCCAGGCGCACTCGTCGATTGTCAAGGCGGCGATGATCGCCGGGCTGGCCGGCCACCCCGACGACCGCCGGCAGGTCCGGCTGATCGAGGTCGATCGGGCGTTCGCCATGGATCCCCGGCGGCTCGAAGCGGCCATCGAGACCGATCGGGCTGCGGGAGCCACGCCGTTCTACGTGTGCGCCACGGTGGGGACGACGTCGTCAACCGCCATCGACAGCGTCGAGGCGATCGGCGCACTCTCCCGGCGTCACGGCCTGTGGCTCCACGTGGATGCCGCACACTCCGGCGCCGCCTGCATCTGCCCCGAGTTCCGCTGGATGCTCGCCGGAATCGACGCGGCGGACTCGCTCTGCTTCAACCCGCACAAGTGGATGCTCACCAACTTCGATTGCGACCTGCTCTGGACCAGCGACCGCGCCAGCCTCACCGCGGCCCTCAGCATCACCCCCGAGTACCTGAGGAACAAGGCGACCGAGTCCGGAGCGAGCGCCGCGATTGATTTCCGCGACTGGCAGGTGCCGCTCGGCCGCCGATTCCGCGCCCTGAAGCTCTGGTTCGTCATCCGCTCCTACGGGGTCGAGGGGCTGCGGGCGTTCATCCGCGAGCACGTCCGCCTCGCCGCGGAGTTCGAGCGGTGGGTGCGGGCCGATGAGCGGTTCGAGGTGGCCGCGCCGCGGACCATCAACCTCGTGTGTTTCCGTCTCAAGGGCGAGGGGGAGCAGGCCGATGCCCGGAACCGCGCGCTGCTCGAGGCCGTCAACTCGACGGGCCGGGCCTACCTCACGCACACGGTGCTGCCCGGCGTCGGGTACGTGCTGCGGATGTGCATCGGCGGCGTGCAGACCCGGGAGGCGCACGTCCGTGCGGCGTGGGACCTGCTCGGCGAGGTGGCGAAGAGGGTCTAG
- a CDS encoding CCA tRNA nucleotidyltransferase has protein sequence MARASDPVKARRIAAGVVRRLRDAGFVAYFAGGCVRDELLGLQPTDYDVATDAAPGRVRELFPRTAEVGAAFGVILVHDDGVSVEVATFRSDGPYSDARRPDVVHFSDPRSDALRRDFTINALFLDPLAEPEARSDVAGEVGGHVVDFVGGLADLKARVIRAVGDPDKRLAEDHLRALRAVRFTARLGFSLDARTADAVRRHAAELRGVSRERIGDELRRMMAHPSRGAAVELLQRLGLDAPVLESESMQTPVSTLDLLGGVGEGREEGSPTPPLGACLAAWAIDRHGFALAGRQIASAWRRALNLSNDETDQLSDILGVATDLVRGAPGWLDRSTPAQKRSASRAAFEHARSLVAAADPDYANRIRIRVEELAREPGGLAPPPWVTGDDLVAMGQRPGPRFKAILDAVYDAQLERSIVDKAGALELARQLGV, from the coding sequence ATGGCGAGGGCGTCTGACCCGGTGAAGGCCCGGCGGATCGCGGCGGGCGTCGTCCGGCGCTTGCGCGATGCGGGCTTTGTTGCGTACTTCGCCGGCGGGTGCGTGCGGGATGAACTGCTGGGCCTGCAGCCGACGGACTACGACGTCGCCACCGATGCCGCCCCCGGGCGCGTCCGAGAGCTGTTCCCTCGCACCGCCGAGGTCGGGGCCGCATTCGGCGTGATCCTGGTGCATGACGACGGGGTGTCGGTCGAGGTCGCGACGTTCCGGTCGGACGGGCCGTACTCCGATGCCCGTCGTCCGGATGTCGTCCACTTCAGCGACCCCAGGAGCGATGCGCTCCGGCGCGACTTCACGATCAACGCCCTGTTTCTCGACCCCCTTGCCGAGCCAGAAGCACGCTCTGACGTTGCGGGTGAGGTAGGGGGGCACGTAGTTGACTTCGTCGGCGGCCTCGCCGATCTCAAGGCCCGCGTCATCCGCGCGGTCGGCGACCCGGACAAGCGGCTCGCCGAGGATCACCTGCGGGCCCTGCGCGCGGTTCGGTTCACCGCTCGCCTGGGGTTCTCCCTCGACGCACGGACCGCGGACGCCGTCCGGCGGCACGCGGCCGAGTTGCGAGGGGTCAGCCGCGAGCGGATTGGGGATGAACTGCGCCGCATGATGGCCCACCCGTCACGGGGCGCCGCCGTGGAGTTGCTTCAGCGCCTTGGACTCGATGCGCCGGTCCTCGAGTCCGAATCAATGCAGACTCCCGTTTCGACCCTCGATCTGCTCGGCGGCGTCGGGGAGGGGAGGGAGGAGGGCTCCCCCACGCCCCCCCTGGGAGCCTGTCTCGCAGCGTGGGCGATCGATCGACACGGCTTCGCCTTGGCGGGGCGGCAGATCGCCTCGGCATGGCGGCGCGCGCTGAACCTCAGCAATGACGAGACTGACCAGTTATCGGACATTCTCGGGGTTGCCACGGACCTTGTCCGTGGAGCCCCGGGCTGGCTCGACCGTTCCACGCCGGCCCAGAAGCGGTCCGCATCCCGGGCCGCGTTCGAGCATGCCAGATCGCTCGTAGCCGCGGCCGACCCCGACTACGCGAACAGAATCAGGATTCGAGTCGAGGAACTGGCCCGGGAGCCGGGTGGGCTTGCCCCGCCGCCGTGGGTCACCGGGGACGATCTGGTTGCCATGGGTCAGCGGCCAGGCCCGCGATTCAAGGCGATCCTCGACGCGGTCTACGACGCCCAGTTGGAGCGGAGCATCGTCGACAAGGCGGGGGCCTTGGAACTGGCACGACAGCTGGGCGTCTAA
- a CDS encoding carboxymuconolactone decarboxylase family protein: MGRYEQFQEFRARLNQRILAEPEQGGGTLVTKRFFSLDDQAYRDGALPRKTKELLGLVASMVLRCDDCVSYHIDQCIRVGCSDEEMWESFDVALIVGGSIVIPHLRRAVEFLAEARAAIDATGSA; this comes from the coding sequence ATGGGACGCTACGAGCAGTTTCAAGAGTTCCGCGCGCGACTGAACCAGCGGATCCTGGCCGAGCCCGAGCAGGGCGGCGGTACGCTGGTCACCAAGCGGTTCTTCTCCCTCGACGATCAGGCCTACCGGGACGGGGCCCTGCCCAGAAAGACCAAGGAACTGCTGGGCCTGGTCGCCTCGATGGTGCTGCGGTGCGACGACTGCGTCTCGTACCACATCGACCAGTGCATCCGGGTTGGGTGCTCGGACGAGGAGATGTGGGAGTCGTTCGATGTGGCGCTGATCGTCGGCGGCTCGATTGTGATTCCCCACCTGCGCCGGGCCGTCGAGTTTCTCGCCGAGGCCCGCGCCGCGATCGACGCGACCGGCTCTGCGTGA
- a CDS encoding SRPBCC family protein: protein MTWALIVVNVVAVLVLLVLAMWAIGRRLPTDHTTVATLRLNQKPQDVWDVLSNTEALPTWSGINKVERLPDQNGKERWRQWMGRNSFVLETTRNEPPRLLETTIADDAKFFSGSWEFLIEPAGDGCTVRLTEHGRIAQAIPRFMMKYIVDPGMYLKRHLRALAAKFGEEPRLS from the coding sequence ATGACTTGGGCCCTGATCGTCGTGAATGTGGTGGCTGTTCTGGTTCTCCTGGTGCTCGCGATGTGGGCGATCGGGCGGCGGCTGCCGACCGATCACACCACCGTGGCGACCCTCCGGCTCAACCAGAAGCCCCAGGATGTCTGGGACGTCCTTAGCAACACGGAGGCGCTGCCCACCTGGAGCGGCATCAACAAAGTTGAACGGCTCCCGGACCAGAACGGGAAGGAACGGTGGCGCCAGTGGATGGGCCGCAACTCGTTCGTGCTCGAGACCACCCGGAACGAGCCGCCTCGGTTGCTCGAGACGACCATCGCCGACGATGCCAAGTTCTTCAGCGGTTCGTGGGAGTTCCTGATCGAGCCGGCGGGTGATGGGTGCACGGTGCGACTTACGGAGCACGGGCGAATCGCGCAGGCAATCCCGCGGTTCATGATGAAGTACATTGTGGACCCCGGGATGTACCTCAAACGCCACCTGCGGGCCCTGGCGGCGAAGTTCGGGGAAGAGCCTCGTCTGAGTTGA
- a CDS encoding SRPBCC domain-containing protein: MNAVPAAGTRTIERTLEIQAQPEAVWAALTDAAELTRWFGLSANVKPGTGGTIRVAWGEGGGFDSRIEAWDPPRFLRTSEWTSSPGAEPKLICTDWHIEAKSGGTTVLRMVQSGFGRGTGWDDTYDSYSGGWTFELRSMRHYLEHHLGASRQVAFVSAALPTGVSPADAVTRALGTEWLGARGTTDGLSEGESYRLQAADGTPLTGKVLVPRSPKCFAGTLDGVGNGLWRIETECGSGYNRIWIWFAAWGDGNAPVIRTWQRAVEAAVDRFGWDRTPRRA, translated from the coding sequence ATGAATGCTGTACCGGCCGCCGGGACGAGGACGATCGAGCGCACACTGGAGATCCAAGCGCAGCCGGAGGCGGTCTGGGCGGCGCTGACCGACGCCGCCGAACTCACCCGCTGGTTCGGTCTCTCAGCGAACGTGAAGCCGGGAACCGGCGGCACGATCCGGGTCGCCTGGGGCGAGGGGGGCGGGTTCGATTCGCGGATCGAGGCGTGGGACCCGCCGCGGTTCCTGCGCACGTCAGAGTGGACCAGCTCCCCCGGTGCGGAACCGAAGCTGATCTGCACGGACTGGCACATCGAAGCCAAATCCGGCGGTACCACCGTGCTTCGGATGGTGCAGTCCGGTTTCGGGCGCGGGACCGGATGGGACGACACGTACGACTCCTACAGCGGCGGCTGGACGTTCGAGCTTCGCTCGATGCGGCACTACCTTGAGCATCACCTTGGCGCGTCGCGCCAGGTGGCGTTCGTCTCCGCGGCGCTCCCTACCGGGGTTTCGCCCGCGGATGCCGTGACGCGGGCGCTGGGTACCGAGTGGCTCGGCGCCCGGGGTACGACCGACGGGCTCAGCGAGGGGGAGTCGTACCGGCTGCAGGCCGCCGATGGGACGCCACTCACCGGGAAGGTGCTGGTGCCCCGCTCGCCGAAGTGCTTTGCCGGGACGCTGGACGGGGTTGGGAACGGCCTGTGGCGTATCGAGACCGAGTGCGGCTCGGGCTACAACCGCATCTGGATCTGGTTCGCCGCGTGGGGTGATGGGAACGCCCCCGTAATCAGGACCTGGCAGCGGGCGGTGGAGGCGGCGGTCGATCGCTTCGGCTGGGACCGAACGCCGCGAAGGGCGTGA